tcagccccttcaagaccccagggctcccccaaccccgctgcccagatcctgccctgaccatagtcaccacgttcatccccacgttgagcaagatgaagctgaccgggatcagaagaattgagtctCCTAGCTCCTGGCGTGTCCTGGGGATGGTGCCAGAGCATGGCTCGGCTCGGCAGAGGGCTCACTTACCCATGGCCGGGGGTCCAAGGACTGCCTGGGTCCCCTGGCCTCCATATAGtcactgggagccagactgggtcataatggggcaggtggtgaggtcacagtgagggagggggacgAAAAGGAGGGCCCAGGGTGGCAttcccctggtaaccagggtcaggtaagctgagcctggacagtcaaacagggcccgtaGGCCGGCacacatcccctcgagcggtcattcattcgctcaccgcccgctgactcacttgttcgaATGACACATtccgtctcttggcccctcttgagactaggaagaccttggcctcagagccctgcggaaggcctggctggagtccagagcctcagccttcttcatgcccttcactgggcctggagctggacctgcccagatgtggaacctcccagtttggaagcaacttcttgtatgaggctctctgtggacagggacagctgagacacagaggaggtgcccagagaccagtggtttggagtctgcagctgcagatgtacttagtgcatggtataggaccaggaggggcctgctggcagaactgtggccactaaaccaaggggaccctcaggccaagaaggggacactggcttcttattgcaggaagccaagcgcagggacccaggctggcagaagaaGTGgtgcttccaagccacagaccaccaatgtttcctggactctggcgctctttattcctctctccatgccctgccgccccccgcccccggccccatTTGCTACTGGTCAGTTcgttttcccagtctggctcgcCTGCAGAGAGGGCCtcgaggccgaggtggaaggtagcagcgagttggcccgtgCTTGGCCCTCCTGCACTTGCCGCTTCAGCTCCAggctgtcatacacctggtagttggcattgccccCCGGGTTCCgcctgagtggcatgaaggtgggtgggggtggagggtgctcggtagcctggacgtcgggcaggggctgggaggggcggaggagcagcgctgagctgggagccggggcccgctggtccgaggcctcggccagcaccgtgagggaggcggacgTGGCCAGAGGGCACCGCACGGGCAGcgtctcagcccattcggccgcccgGCGCCGCGCCTCGTGGGGATCCTGGGAGTAATTCAAGTGTCCCGTGAAGGGGTGTGGGCTGCGGTTGGGCTGGCTGTGAGCACAGCTGAGGAGGCTCCGTCCGTGGGCCGGGGGGGAGTTGCGCTGCCAGGCTTCGGGCCGGCAgccccgaggcaccagagcggatggaggctcagagctcTCCAGACCACGCCGCCGTTGATCCCAGGAGTCATACGGCAGCTGGCCCCTTGAGGGGTAAGTGCTGTGCCCCCCAGGGACCCACGGGGGGTTAGGGGGCAGCCGTCGGAGAGGTGGTGGAGACGAGGTCCACTGGTCAGCCTCCACGTTGCCCCAGATGCGGGTTGGTGAGCAGGGGGCCCCGAAGGACTGCAGCCTTAGCTCGGACTTGGCCTCCACATGCTTGGCCATGCGGCGCAGCTCGGGCGGCAGGTAGAGACAGGGTGGTGGCAGGCTGGCCAGGATCCCACCCTGACGGCCCCAGAGGCCCACGTTGGAAGGCAGGCCCGTCTGCTGATAGAGCCCTCCCCAGCACCCCCACGGGTACTTGGGTTGTGGGAAGGAAAGGTCATCTTCCTCCTCCAGGTAGGAGTCCGGGTCCTCCCGATCAAAGGAGGGCATCGGCCGCAGCTGTGACATCCCGTGGCTGCGATGCGGCCTACGGAAGCCTGAGCGGCTGTAGGGGAATTGTCTGCGGTTCTTCGGCCTCCGCTGGTGGCTGCAGGGGCGGCGGCTGCAGCTGCGGCTATGGTTGTGGAGATGATGGTAGGAGGACAGGGAGTAGCGAGTGGGCCGGGCCATCTTCACTTCCACAGGGTCCAGGATGCAGTGGATGTGGACATCTTGGGCCTTGGCTGGAGGATGGTTGGGGACCTTTCACAAGCCTGTGAGATTTCATCTGGCGGAGGCGAGAGTCCGTGAGGGTAGGGCAACTGTCAGAAGAGTTCAGGGTTGGGAATCTGGGGTCCTGGGTTTCTAGGGCCCAGGGAGTGGCGGAGGGGTACCCCCTACCTGTCTTCCGTACTTACTTTTCTGATTAATCCAATAGATGGTCTTGTCTAAGGCATTCTGGAGCCCATGCCatacctggggtggggtggggtggggtgggtgaaaATGAAGGCCAGgctctccaccctcaccccccgtCCCAGCCAAGACCGTTCCTGCAGACGGAGGTGCAGGCTGCAGCTGGTTCCCACCCTCAGCCCTCTTCACCCCTGCTGGTGGTCCCCAACCATTGCTGACCATAGTTGCCATGCTGATCCCAGTGCTGACAAGGCCCGGCAGCAGGAGTAGGAAGTCCTCCGCATTCTGGGTACTTTCTTGGTATTGATGGCAGCACCTCAGGTTGTCATACCAGAGCCGGTTTTCCACGGTGGGGGGGTCCTAGGGCCACCTGGGCCGCGggccgccccccccgcccccgccaccagCCCTGACCCACAGTGCAGTCATGCCAGGACCTGCAGACACCCACCAACAGGTGAGGGAGCATGGTCACAATGAGGCACGTTGCACGGAGTCACAATGCCGAGGTGGCCAATCTTTCATCCACTCAGCTGGCCCTTTATGTGGCCATCTCTGCCCTCGGCTCCCACTACATGGAGCCTAGTCCCCAGAGTTCAGTCTGCCCTTCTGTCTCCACAGGGCCTTGCTTAACTTGATTTGCAAGCATGGTTGCTACAGATGAGAGACAGTCTTCATAGGGACTGAATCATGCATAAAGGATTTCCTCCATTTCATTGTTCGAGACACTATAGCAGCTTATGTAGCCTGTTGTTATTCTCCACCCACGCCTGCTTGGGGCCAGCAGCGAGGGTGACTAGATGGATGAGTGACAGTAAGAGTCCCCTCTGGGGTCGCCCCACTGCACCATCCCCTCCTTGTCCTGCCCATTTCCCTGTCATAACCCCTCTAGTACCCACCGTACCCACCCCTTCCTGGCCGGGGGTTGCAGCCTTAGGTGTTGGTGGTCACTGAGCCCACTGGCCCCTTCGCTTCAGAGCAAGGGTTTGCCACCTTTGCCAGAGACCACCCCCAACcatggtttctctccttcctaACCAACTGCCCTCCCACTGAGCCAACCCTCCAAGTTGAAAAACGGTGAGCTGCTGTCTTGAGAAAACCACATGAAATTCACAAAGCACAAAATAGATGTAATTGTGATATGACAAAAGGAATCTACTATTATAAACAGGGTTCATTGCTGGGGTCTGTGAAAGTGGTACCTGGGGAACCTCAAGTCATTTTGTTTGTACAATGAACATCTCAACAGATATAGAGGAACAGGGAATTCCCGggaggtccagtgattaggactccacgctttcattGATGAGGGCCCCGGTTCAATctctgcttggggaactaagatcctgcaaaccacactgcatggccaaaaagaaaaaaaagaaagaaagaaatagaaagagcCAGTGGGCATTTTCCATCAAGACTCCAAACacgtagcaggtgctcaatataGACCCACTTAATGGAATCAGCTTAAAATGATCGATAACGTTagtcaaatgaaaatgaacagagaagCAGGGTGATTCACAGAAGGCCTATCTGCTCACATTCCAGGAACCCATCTGGTATGGAAGGTGAGGTCTAGTCCCTTCGACCTGGCTCCTTGTTCCCaggttgtgtgcgtgtgtgtgatcCCAAGTGTCTAGAAGTAGGTAGGGCCTGGGTTTCCCTGCTGTCCAGTGGATGCAATATCCCAATGAGTTTACATGGGAAACtgaggaaggtgggaggagaCTCTGATGGGCCAGTAGCAATGGGAATCTACCTGTGGGAGCAGGGATGGAGCGTCTGAGGCCATGAAGTTGATCCTTGGTGTCCATGTGACCATGAATAAGTCACTTggcgtctctgagcctcagtctcattTGTGACATGGAAGTGCTAATCAGAGGAGTGAGGGCACACAGGGCTGTGTGGACGCAGCCCTTGAGAGTGTCCTCAATATTTTATCCTCCGCTCCAAGCCTTCTCGAGTATACAGGAGCTTTGGGTTCTGACTGGGGAACTGTGAGGGCCTGGGTACCCTCACGCTCAGCCATCCCTCCCCAAAGGAACCAGGGCTTCAGAGGGACCACACCTCACCTGTAGTTACAGCCTAAACCAGGGCTCTGGTAGGAGCCGGACCTCTGAGAGACTGAGGCCAGTATTGCCTGGGGATCTGGAATGggatttggggggcttccctgggcacTAAAGAACAGAGTAGAGGCAGGTGGGAGCCTTGGAACCAAGAAGGGCCTGGGGAAGGGCTGAGGACAGGGCCTGGGGAGGCCAAGAGGTTGATGAGGGTCCTCAGGGCTCTCTAGGCCCTGTTGCCAGGGAGATCATTTCCTTAGCAACCAGGCTTCTGGGTGTTGTGTGGGCCCTGGCACCCCCCCACACCACCACAAACcacctcctctcttctttttattcttcttccagTCACCTCTCTGTCAGGGAATGATATACCTAGGCCTTTCCCGTCCCCTCAGCCATGCTGGATCCAGAGACCGGGGGGTAACAGTGGGACAGGGCCTCCACCTCCCTGGTCACCTCCCGCAGCCGCCGCCTCATGTCTCTGGTATTATAGGCTACGCGCCCCGAGGAGTGGCGCCAGGGGATGTCTGCGACGTGGGCCGGGCCCAGGATGGGTGGCTGGGCTGGTGAGCACTGCTCCTGTTCTGCCTGGGGCACCCCCCACCCGTTCTTGTGGCTCAGGGCCTGAGGGCTGTGGGGTGGGGGTTCACAGGGTATACGCGTAGGCCTGTAGGCCCAGCTCTGACTGCCTCTCTTTTGAGCGGCCTTCCCTCTGCAGTTTGCTGGAAGCGGATGGTCTGGGTAGGTGGCTCCACGGCATCCTGGGCCCAGGGAGTCCAGAACCCCTGGGTGGACTGAAAGCCTTCCCAGTCCTTGGGGCAATTCCAGTTGTGGGGGCAGATTGTTGTGTGCTGACGTGCGGGCTTCTCGTCATCGCTGTCAGTGTCAGGGTCCCAGGCTACGGGGCGGTGGGCGCGGCGTGCTGAAGAGTCTCGACGGTGACGGCGgcgagtgggggtggggggacacggTCATTTTCACAGGGTCCATGGTGCACCGAAGGCCGACTGCAGGGGCGCTCTGCTTCGGGGGCTGGGTCTGCTTCCCAGGTGAGCATAACTCAGAAGCTTCTGTGGATCGGTGACAGGTGAGAGGCTGGTGGGGAGCCTGGCTTCTCCAGGGTTGGAGAGGCAGGGTGCAGGAAGAGAATCTGCATAGTTACGGTGTCTGAGCAGGGAGAGCGGGAGAGGAAGGGGCCCGCTTAAGGTCAGGGCTAGAACACCTGGTTTCTGCCTTTCCTATTCCCCAACCTCCCCATCCTCCACTTACCTTTCTCACAAATAACTCGAAACACTTGGTGTAAGACGCCACGGAGTCTGCGCCAGAGCTAGGTGGGGGAGGACACAGTGACTCCAGGCAGGCCCCCGCCACCCGGCCTGCCCCCCAGCCATCCTGCCAGCACCCTCCCACCCGGCCCCACCCTGACCAGTGTCACCGTATTGATGCCAATGTTAACGCAGATGATGAGGCCCAGCAGTGACAGGACGGAGTTGCCCAGGTCCTGGCAGTTGTTGGTGCTGGGGCTGTGACACGAGGCCCACCCGGGCCGGGGCCACTCAGCCGTGGCCATGGGGGTCCATAGGCCCCCAACCTACTGTGCCCACAGTACCATCGGCCGCCTTCCTGTCCCAGAGGCTCCTGGGGGTAAGCAGGTCACAGTGATGTGGGGCTCTCCCTCAACATGTGCCAAGAGGGAGAGTCCTGGGCCTGTGTTTGACCCTCCAGCCTGGGCCAGGGCTTAGCAGAGGCCAAACCCTTCACCTCGCGTGTCTCTCCTGTAGCCAGCCACCTGCACCAGCCCATAGGCCCTCTGGCCTGTTTGCTGTCTGTCCCCATCAGCCCCTGCCTGGTCCTCTACGCCAGGCTCTGACCTCTGCACAGACACTCACTGGTCCTGATCTTAACTCCCCGAACAACCCCATTACCAATGACCACCTCACCCCAGCACCCactccccctttctctctgacCTCAGAGCTGTTCACTGGAAAGGGCTGTGGGCTCggaccccctcctcctccctcactgGCAGAGTCACTTCTCCAGGGTTTGTTTCTTTAGAGCCCCACCCCTACCTCCCAACACAACAGCAGGCAAAACCAACAGTTAAACTTTTATATTTACAATATTCTCTTCATCTTTTGCCAGGTTTAAAAATGTGTACAGAGCCGCGAAGGGTTGGGGTGGGGACATGGGATTGTCAAGGAATTGTTCTGGGGACAGGGGCTGGGCATTGGAGTCCGTGGCTGAATCATGGGATCCCTCAGCCCCCCTCCCATGCCCCAGTTTGGGGGGCATCTGTCTACAGGGTTCAGGGCCCAGGTCCCTAGCATTTAGAAGGCAGGGCTGTTTGGAAAGGAGCTAGACCAggcaggggaaggggtgggaaaaGAACTAAGTTTCcatgggtggaggtgggggcagaAGGGACAGTCAGGAGGCAAAGTTCTGGGGAGCCAAGACCAGGGATTTGGGGGTCAGTGGAAGACAGCACTCCACCCCCTATTCAAATTTGGCACTAATGAACCCACAAAATGCCAGCAGACGAGGATTGGCTCCTTCTCGGCTGGTGTCCCTTGAAACCCTTCCCGACATTGTTACTTTCCCCAGAGGCCAAGACCGTTTCTCTTTGGGCAGTCACCTTACACACATCCTTTCAAATCAAATTCTTCCTGCTGGTGTCTGCCCAAGCGCCGTCCCCCACTGTCCCCTCCATCTGTTCCTCAGTACAGCTGACCCCGTTCTCTCCCCCAACCTGTCCGGGGAAGCCTTtctcccctgctctcctcccctcccccctccactgcTCCTTTCCTTCAGCcctgggggagagggggcaggtCAAAGGAGGGGGTGGGCAGCTGAGGGGAGAAGCTGGCTTGAGACCAGGAAGGGATGTCTTCAGAGGGGGACGGCGAAGGGGGGAGGGAAAAcaggggcagagagggagggatgagacATGGCGAGAAGAGGGACGCAGGCGGGACCCCTTTAGCTGCCACCTCCCCCTCTCCTGTATCCTACCTGCCCGGGTCCAGGGCTGAGGAATCCTTGGCACGTTTTGGAGGGTCTTCGCCCCTCAAACCCACCTCACCAGTTTGGCACGGATGAGAGATGGTCTGAGGACTGAGGGAAGAAGGGCTGCCCTCAGACCGCGGTGAGGGCTTTGGTCAAACATGCACGGCCTCTGTGGGTGGCAGGTGCCacgcagccccccaccccccgaactCTAGGGGAAGGAAGGGCAGAGCTTAGGGTCTGTTCGTCTCCTCAGGGTTTGTCCCTCCCCCTCAGCTTCTGTCAGTTTGAAGTCCTTTCACTTGTCCTTCTCACAAGTCTCCCTTGTGAGAAGGTAAGTGCTGGGCCTGAGGCCCTAAGATGCAGGGATGTGCTGGAGAGAAAGGGGCCGTCTGCATgggaaaacatacatccacatgCAAGAACATGTTTCCACTCAGAAATGCATCCTGGACCCAGGGGAAGACACGTTCCCAGGCAGCACAGGGATGCAGGATCTCCTCCCTTCCCCGCGGCAGGGAATGTGTGTCTGTCATCTGTGGAAGGCAAGGCCTGCCCGGGGGAGACCGTGCTTCACCTCACTTGTGCCACGGGGGATACACATGCTTCGCTGGGGcgggagggctgggggcagggcaggggggctGTGATTTCCTCGCTACTTCCCAGGCACCACCCTGCGTCGTCCGGTGGCCAAGGGTCGCTGTTTGTGAACACACCACTTCCAGGGTCtccagggggtgggaggagggaggaggtgggagaaggcATGAGGGAACAGGATTCTGGGGCACAAATCCCCACAGAAATTCTTTGAGGGAGCCAACATGTGTCCAGGGCGGCAAAAAAAAACCTCACCCTGCACATGGGAAAACGCACCCCCTCGTGAGAAAGCACACCTCCACGTGGGAAAATACTTCCACGTCTCCACACACCGAAGACGGGTGTCCAGACGACGGAGGGGAAAAAACACCCCCCCAGTTGTTCAAAGGCCCGGGTCCGGAGAAGAGAACGGGCCACTCCGCGCGGGAGAAGCGCACACATCCCGGCGAGGA
This sequence is a window from Pseudorca crassidens isolate mPseCra1 chromosome 19, mPseCra1.hap1, whole genome shotgun sequence. Protein-coding genes within it:
- the SPEM2 gene encoding uncharacterized protein SPEM2; amino-acid sequence: MARPTRYSLSSYHHLHNHSRSCSRRPCSHQRRPKNRRQFPYSRSGFRRPHRSHGMSQLRPMPSFDREDPDSYLEEEDDLSFPQPKYPWGCWGGLYQQTGLPSNVGLWGRQGGILASLPPPCLYLPPELRRMAKHVEAKSELRLQSFGAPCSPTRIWGNVEADQWTSSPPPLRRLPPNPPWVPGGHSTYPSRGQLPYDSWDQRRRGLESSEPPSALVPRGCRPEAWQRNSPPAHGRSLLSCAHSQPNRSPHPFTGHLNYSQDPHEARRRAAEWAETLPVRCPLATSASLTVLAEASDQRAPAPSSALLLRPSQPLPDVQATEHPPPPPTFMPLRRNPGGNANYQVYDSLELKRQVQEGQARANSLLPSTSASRPSLQASQTGKTN
- the SPEM1 gene encoding LOW QUALITY PROTEIN: spermatid maturation protein 1 (The sequence of the model RefSeq protein was modified relative to this genomic sequence to represent the inferred CDS: inserted 2 bases in 1 codon; deleted 2 bases in 2 codons; substituted 1 base at 1 genomic stop codon), with product MATAEWPRPGWASCHSPSTNNCQDLGNSVLSLLGLIICVNIGINTVTLLWRRLRGVLHQVFRVICEKEASELCSPGKQTQPPKQSAPAVGLRCTMDPVKMTVSPTPTRRRHRRDSSARRAHRPVAWDPDTDSDDEKPARQHTTICPHNWNCPKDWEGFQSTQGFWTPWAQDAVEPPTQTIRFQQTAEGRPLKREAXSELGLQAYAYPCEPPPHSPQALSHKNGWGVPQAEQEQCSPAQPPILGPAHVADIPWRHSSGRVAYNTRDMRRRLREVTREVEALSHCYPPVSGSSMAEGTGKAXVYHSLTER